The DNA region TGCGCCGAGGCAGTAATGCACACCGAATCCGAAGGCCAGGTGCTCACGGCGCTTTTCCCGGGTCACGTCGAATACGTCCGCGTCGTCGCCGTGGACCTCCGGATCCCGGCCGGCCCCGGCGAGCGAGATGAGGATCGCGTCCCCCTTGGCGATGACGACATCGGCGATCTCGATGTCCTCGACCGCATAACGAAGGGGGACATGGAAACCGGACGGCTCGCAGCGCAGGATCTCGTCCACGACGTCGTCCCAGGTCGCCACCCCGGCGTGTACGAGCGCGAGTTGGCCGGGGTGCCGCAGGAGGCTGTGCACCGCGTGGTCGAGGAGGTTGACCGTCGTCTCGTATCCGGCCGATATGACGAGCAGGAGCGTGTCCACGAGCTCCTGTCTGGTCAGCCCATCCCCGTCCCCCTCCCCGTCCTGGCCGTCGCGCGCAGCGATCAGGTGCGTGATGAGGTCGTCCTGCGGGGTGGCGCGCCTGGTCTCGATCAGTTCGTCGAGGGCGGCGTAGAGCTCCCTCACGTTGCTCTCCACCGTATGGGCCGGAACCGCGGTCAGGAAGGTGAGGCCGATCCTCTCCTGCAGCCGCTCCCGCGACTCCTCCGGGATACCGAGGAAGTCGCAGATGACCTGCACGGGCAGAGCGGCGGCGAACTGCTCGCGCAGATCCACCACCGTGCCAGGGGGCACCTCGGCCAGGCGGTCGAGCAGGGAGTGCGTGATCGCGGTGATCGTGGGGGCGAGCGTGCTGATGTTGCGTGCGGTGAACGCCTTCGTGACGAGCTTTCTGAGACGTCTGTGTTCGTCGCCGTACGCGGTGATCATGCTGCGCACGGAGACCCAGAGGGAGAGCGGCCAGCCGGCGGGGACGTCTCCGTTGATCCAGGCCGGCCAGTGCTGTTCCGCGTCCTTCGACACCCGCCGGTCCGTCAGCAGTTGCCTGATGGCCCACTGGCTGGTGACGGACCAGGCGAAGATGCCGCCGGGGAGCATGACGGGGGCTATCGGGCCCCGTGCCCGCAGCCGCGCTATCTCTTCGTGCGGGTCCCGTCCGTTGGCGTCGAGACGAACCGGATCGGTCGGGCGGACAGCAGAAGCGATATTCATCATCTGGCCTCTCTCCGGGGATTACCGTAACCGACGTGAGCTTCACATAGTCTGCACACTTCTCATCCGCGTCCAGGGCCCGTTTTCCTTACGCAGGCACCTTGGCCGTGCATTTATTCATGACGCGGGTCGAACGGCTGATTCCACATGCCGGCACGCCGGAAGGAATGCAGGTGATTCCTTTCGGGGGCCGTGGAAAAAGATCTCCCCCGGGCGTGGGCGCGACATCTCCCGTGCCCGCGAGGCCGCGCCCCGGCGGGCGCCCTCAGCAGGAGCCGATCTGGAAACCGACGCCGCGGACGGTGAGGATCCAGTCGCCGGAGCCGAGCTTGCTGCGGAGACTGCACACGTGCGTGTCCAGCGTCCGTCTGGACCATGAGCCGGCCCACACCTCGCGCATGAGCCGCTCCCGGGAGAGCACGTCCCCCGGGTGCGAGACCAGCAGGTTGAGGAGGTCGAACTCCTTGGGCGTCAGGTCGAGCCGCTGTCCGGCCAGGGTCGCCCTCCGCCTCTCCTTGTCCACCCGCAGCCCGCTGTGCGAGGTGACCCCCGGGGTGGCCGCGGTCGCGGGGGCGCCGGGGACCGCACGGGGGCGGGAACGGCGCATGACCGCGTCCATGCGCGCCATGAGTTCACGGAACCCGTAGGGCTTCACGAGATAGTCGTCCGCGCCGGCCTGCAGACCGAGCACCCGGTCCAGCTCGCTGGCTCGGGCGGTGACCGCGATCACCGGCTTGTCGTCCACCAGCCGGATGCTCCGGCAGACCTCCAGGCCGTCGAGATCGGGGAGCTCCAGGTCGAGGAGGACCAGGTCGGCCTCCTGATAGGCCTCCAGGGCGCCTTTCCCCGTGCCGACGTTCCTCGCCCGGTGGCCATGGCGCTGCAAGGCCTGGGTCAGGAGGGCCGCCTCGTCCGGCCTGCTCTCGACCACCAGGACCCGCCACCTGCTCCCGGCCTCGGGAACCGGCGGCGGAGCCGCGGCGGAGCCCGCGTGCCCGGCCTCCCGGAGCGGCACTTCGTGCGACGCGGAACCACGGTGCGCGAGCAGGGCTGTCTTGCCAGCCATGGCTTTCCCTTCCCCCTGGACTGAGCTCCCATGCAACCGACTGCCGAAATTAAAACTCTGCTGAATGTTTTTGTCAAAGGGGAGTACTGACGGGTATATGCCTGTTAACGCCGATTTGCGCCCATCATTCGAGCACCCACTTCGTCTGCCTTTTCCGCCGGGGCGCGATCACGGTGCATCGAATCAGCCGACCATGGTGACGAAAGCCGCATAACGCCTTTCGAGGTGGCGCCAAATCATTCGCGAAGGTATTGATACCTTCATGTCGCCGTCACTCCCACCGGATGGACCTGAGCCGCAAGCCCCCCTCCCCGAGGAAGGAGGCAAGCAGGAACGCGCCGTCCGCACCCGTCAGGCCCTGATCCGCTCGGCCGCCGAGCAGTTCGAGAGACACGGGTACGAGAAGACGCGCCTGAGCGAGGTGAGCAACGGCGCCGGCGTGACGAGCGGAGCCCTGCACTTCCACTTCCGCAGCAAGACCGAACTCGCCGCCGCCGTCGAGAGTGCCGCGGTACGCAGCCTGTACCGCGCGGCGTGGCGGGCCCAGCAGGAGCCGGTCGGCGCCCTGCAGACGCTCATCGACGTCACGCACGCCCTCATGCGCCTGCTGTACGAGGACGTGGTCGCACGAGCCGGGCTCCGGCTCAACAGCGAAGCGGCCTCCGAACGACTGTGCCGCAGCCTGCGGCACGGGTGGCAGAGCTGCGTCCAGCAACTGCTGGCCCGCGCCGCCGACCGGGGCGAGCTCGCCGGTACCCCGGCGCCGCCGCACCTGGCCGGGACCGTGACCGCTGCGACGACCGGCTACGAGGTCCTCGCCAGGGAGAACCGGGAATGGCTCTCCCACCGGGCGGTCACCGAACTGTGGCAGCTCCTGCTGCCGGGGGCCGTCACACCGGACACCCTGGCCGGACTGCGCCCGGAGGGCACGGCGGACCTGCTCTGCCGGGCCGGCGGCTCCACGCCGTGACGGGGCCGCCGTACGCACGCCGGCCGGCCCACACCGTGGCCCAGGACCCGTACGGCACGGCGGACCCACGGCACGGCATCACCACGGCACGCGAGGAGCGCCGGAACACGCGTGAGGGCCCCGTGCTCGGCCAGGAGGCCGAGCACGGGGCCCTCGGGGCACCGCGGACGGAGAGGCCCGACGGGGGATGGGCGTGACCCCTCCGGCTCCGCGGTGCGTCACGGGGTGTGCGGGCAGCTGCCGTACGGCCTGCCGCCGCGCTCCCCCGCCGTACGGGTGGGCGGTCCGCTACGTTCCCTCCGGCCGCTTGGCGGGGAAGGCGTGCCTGCGCGCCACCAGGACGACCAGCAGCACCGGCGCCATCAGCAGCACGACGCTCCAGGGGAAGGAATCGGGGCCGAAGGACCCCAGCAGGAGCCCGCCGACCGCTCCACCGCCGGCCATGAAGGAGTTCCACGTGGTGACCAGCAGGGCCTGGCCCCGGTCACCCCCGGCGTCGGTGACGGCCGTCTGCAGGAGCGTGGTGACGCCGCCCCAGCCGAGTCCCCAGAGCACCATCGCGCCGTAGACCACCACGACGTTCGAGGCCAGGACGGCCAGCAGGGCGGCTGCGACGAGGAACAGGGCGCTGCTGACGATGAGCAGCATCCGGAGTCTGCGGTCCACCATGGCGCCGGTGATCCAGATGCTCACGACGGAGGCGATCCCGAAGACGAGCAGGACCACGTCCCGGGAGTCGCCCATCCCGTTCTCGTCGAGGAAGGTGGAGATATAGGTGTAGAGGATGTTGTGGGCCAGTACGTAGGCCGCGACGACGAACAGCACGGCCGCGACCCCCGGAAGCGCCAGGGCCTTGAGGATCGGCTCGCGGGCACCGGGCTTCTGTCCGGGCGAGTCCGGGACCGTGAGATGGATCCATCCCAGCAGGAGGACGGAGACCACGGTCACCAGGCCGAAGGTGAGGCGCCACCCGAACAGGCCGCCGAGGAAGGTTCCGGCGGGGATGCCCAGTGACAGGGCCAGTGGTACCCCGGCCATGGTGATGGCGATGGCACGCCCCTGGAGGTGCGGGGGCGCCAGGCGCCGTGCGTACCCGACCAGTTCCGCCCAGACCGCCGCCGCGGCGACACCGGCGAGGAGCCGGAAGACCATGGTCAGCGGGTAGCTGGAGGAGAGTGCCGTCACGGTGTTGGCGACCGCGAACATCGTGACGGACAGCATCAGGAGCCGCTTGCGCCTCCAGCGTGCCGTGGTCACGGACAGCGGGATGGCCGATACACCGGTGGCGATGGCGTAGATCGTGAGCGCCTGGCCCATGGCCGACTCGCTGACCGAGAGGTCGCCGGCCATCTCGGGCAGGACGCCGGCCGGGAGGGCCTCGGTCAGGATGCCCATGAAGGCCGCGGTGGCCAGCGCCAGCAGCGGCGACAGGGGCAGCTTGCGGTTGTCGGGGGGCGGGGACGTGCCGAGGAGGTCTGTCTGCGTGGTTGACATAACGGTATCCTGAAACCCTCACATTGATGTGAATGTCAAGTGGACGTGAGCGGAGTGGGTGGAGGTAGGTCACATGCGGATCGGCGAACTCTCCGAGCGGACGGGGACACCGCGCAGGCTGCTGCGCTACTACGAGGAGCAGGAGCTCCTGGTGCCCGGCCGGTCCCCGAACGGGTACCGCGACTACGCCGAAGGCTGTGTGGACCGGGTCCTGCAGATCCGGGGCATGCTCGAGGCCGGTCTGTCGACGCGGATCATCAAGCAGGTGCTTCCCTGCATCAACGACCCCCGGGCCATTCACGTCTCCGGTGCCACCGAGGAGACGATCGCCACCCTGGAGCACGAGCGTGACCGCATGGCCGACCGCATCCGGTGCCTGATCCGCAGTCACGACGCCATCACCGGCTACCTGGAGGCGGTGCGCCGTGACCGCCTGTCCTCCGGAGAAGCACCGGTGACCGCTTACCCGATGGCCGGCTCCCCGGCCGTACCCCTTTCCGTGACCGAGGCGGCCTGAGGGGCGTAGCGGACCACGTTGGACAGCACGGCGCCGTGGCTGGACACGTCGATGACCATGCGGTCACCGTCCTCGATCCGGAAGCCGTCGTGGTACGTGGCCTTGTCCGCCCCCATGAAGAGGTAGTTGACCTGGCCGGGGCGGCGCAGCGCCGGGTAGGAGAACAGGTACCGCGTCATGTCGTCGAAGCGGTGGAAGATGGAGTCGGCGCCGCACGAGAAGTCGCCCTCCCAGGCCGTGGCCCCGTCGCGCTCGACCGTGACGCGTCCCGTCACCGTCCGCGGCGGCTCGCCGAGGTAGAGCCACGGGGTCATGGAGGTCTCGCACAGCTTCGCGTACGGCGTCCAGGCCCAGGGGTTCTTCAGGTGCAGCCCGATGTCGTTGAGGTCGTTGCCGAAGCTGTAGCCGGCATAGTGCGGGTTCCCGTCGTCGTCGTTGACGTGGACGAGGACGACCTCCGGTTCCTCCAGGAGCCAGACGGGATCGGCGGGGGTGGTCAGCAGCTCGTCCGGCATGCGCAGCCAGGAGCCGAATCCCTTGATGTAGTAGTTCGGCGGGGTGAACTCCTCGTCCGGTTCCGGGGCGCGGTCGAACTTGGAGCGGTGCGTCCCCATGAAACCGTTGATCAGCGACTCACCGGTGGACGTGGGCAGCAGCGGGGGCAGGAAGCGCAGGCCGGACCCGGGATCGCCGAGGGTCACGGTGACCGTGTCGGCCGACTCCGTGACGGCCGCCTCCACCGCCTCGGGGCCGCCGGCCAGGACAGCCGCGCGTAACCGGCCCTCCTCGACCGCGTACAGCGTGTGCGGGGTGCCCTGCGCGGGGATGCCCAGGCCCGCGTAACGCCTGCCCCTGTACTCGCACTCGAAGATGATGGACATGGTGTCGGTGACCTCCTGCTGGTCTTCCGGGTCCGGACGGTGTTCCCGGCCGGGTTCGTCGGTTCGTTCGGGCGTCACGCCCCGGCCCCGCCTGCTGCGGGGCCGGCACGACGGCCGGTGAGGTCGTGCAGGACCTCGGTGATGCGGTTCAGAGACGTACTGATCCAGGGCAGCCGCAGTGGGTCCGCGGCCGTCAGCGCGGTGGTGCGCTCGGCGTCGGTCTCGCCGTACAGGCGTGAGGTGGCGGCCCGGATGCGCAGTGGGTCGCCGGGTTCCCCGAACACCGAGCCCGGCAGGACGCCCACTCCGTACCGCTCCATGAGCAGGTCCGCCAGGCCCGTACCGCCCCGCACCCCGTGGACCCGGTCGAGCCGGTCCCGCAGGGGTTCGAAGTCGGGGTAGAGGTAGCTCGTGGCCCGTACCGGCGTCACCAGGGCGCCGGCCCCGGCGAACCGCCGGGCCGCCGCCCGGACGACCACCTCGTGGAGCCGGCGGCCGGCGGCGATGTGCGCGACGACCTCGGGCGGTTCCTCGAGCGCGTAGGCGGCGGCCTCCTGGACGGGTGCGGCGGTGCTCGACCAGATCTGGCTGACGACGCCGAGCAGTCGTGCGTGCACCGCGCGCCCCGTCACGCTGTCGGGGAGACGGGCGACGCCCAGCCGCCAGCCGCCGAGTGCCAGGTTCTTGGTGATCCCGGTGGTGACCACCGTCCGCTCGGGAGCGAAGAGCGCGGGGGACGGCGCCCTGTCACCGGTGCCGAACACGAGGTCGCCGTAGATCTCGTCGGAGACGATGACGAGGTCGAGTTCCCTGGCGGTCCGCGCCAGCCGGCGCACGGTCTCCGGTGAGGCGATGGTGCCCGTCGGGTTGTCGGGCAGGGTGACCACCACGCACCGCGGGTCGCGTCCCTGCGCCCGGGCCCCGGCCACCGCGTCGCGCAGGCCGTCCGGATCGGGCACCCCGCCCTCACCGGGCAGCGTGGGGACCGGCACCGGTTGCGCCCCTGCCAGCCGGGCCTGGGCGCTGTAGCTGACCCAGCTCGGCACCGGCACCACCACGTCACCGCCGACGGCGAGCATCAGCGCGTAGAGCAGGGGCTTGCTCCCCGGTCCGCAGACCACCAGGCCGGGGTCGGTGGCCAGGCCCCGGCGCCCCCAGTACCCGGCTGCCGCCGCCCGCAGCCGCGGGCTCCCGGACACGGAGCCGTAGGCGTTGCGCCCGGCCGCGTCGGCGAGCCGCCGCCTCAGCTCGGGGAGTACCGGCAGGCCGACCTCGCCACTGGCCAGGGACAGCACCTCCTGGCCCGCCAAACGTCGACGGGCCAGCGCTTCGTCTGCGGCGAGCGTGGCCGACATGGCCACGGGCGCGGGACCTGACATGGTGTCTCCGTAGGGTGTCGGGTGCCCCGGCGGGGCAGGCCGGGGACGGGGGGTCACGGCGCGGGGTCACACCTCGGCGTACCGGTCCCGCAGCTCGATCTTGCGGATCTTTCCGGTGAGGGTCTTGGGCAGCTCTTCGACCACTTCCAGCCGGTCGGGCAGGAAGCGCTCTGGCTGACCGGCCGCCACCAGGTGGGCGCGGACGTCCTCCAGCGTCGGCCGCTCGCCGCCACGGGGGACGACCACGGCCAGGATGAGGTCGTCGAGCTCACCGGTGGGGCCGACGATGGCCGCCTCGGTGACCTTGGGGTGGCGGGAGATGATCGCCTCCAGCTCCGCCATGGGGACGACGATGCCGTCGCGCAGGATGGCGTCCTTGGCGCGGCCCAGCAGGCGGATGCCGCCCCGCCCGTCCTCGCGTGCGACGTCGCCGGTGTCGAACCACCCCTCCTCGTTCAGCTCGGCGGTGAAGGACTCCATGCGCCGGTGGTAACCGAGCGCCATCGACGCGCCCCGCACCCGCAGCCGGCCCACCTCGGCACGCAGGCTGGGGTCGTGGCAGGCGTCGATGCGGATCTCCATCGAGTCGATCGGCCGCCCGTGGCTGTGTGCCGCCCAGTCCTGGTTGTAGTCGAGGCGGGTGATGGTCACGGGGCCGAACTCCGACATCCCCCAGACCGAGTACGTCTGGGCGCCGAACGTCGACCTCAGTTCGTCGACCAGCTGCTGCAGCACGGGGGCCGCGCCGGTGACCACGTGCCGCAGGGTCGACACGTCCCGGGAGTCGGTGCGCTGGGACTCGGCGACGGCGGTGAGGGTGGGCGGAGGCCCGTACAGCAGGGTGGCGCCGTAGCGTTCGATCAGGTCGGGCAGGCTGGCGTTGTCCTGCTCGTCCTGGAAGACGACCGTGCCGCCGAGCATGACGCCGGCGAGGATGCCCTGGCCGAATCCGGAGTAGTGGATCAGCGGGGTGGTGAGCACGGCGACGAGGTCGTCGCGGAGCAGGAACGTGTCCACGTATCCGCGTACGGCCGAGTGGACGGTGTTCTGGCTGTGCAGCACTCCCTTCGAGTCGCCCGTCGTACCGGAGGTGAACAGCACCACGAAGGGGTCGTCGGGGCCGAGTTCGCGGCCCGCCGCCTCCACCGTGCGGGACTCCTCCCGCCGGGGGGCGACGAAGACGTCGTGGAAGTCCGCCGCCCCGTCGGGGGCGTGGCCACCGACGACGACGACGTGCTCGACGGGGAGTTCGTCCGCCATGGCCACCAGGGTCTTGGCGAGGGGATAGCCCTCCCACTCGTCGACCGTGATGCACACCTTCGCCTCGGTCAGCGTCAGACGGTGGCGCAGATCGGTCTCGCGGCAGACCGGGGCGATGGGGCAGATGACGGCACCCACACGCATGCAGGCGAACATCAGGGGAGCCATCTCCCAGCGGTTGGGCAGCTGGACCGCCACGACGTCCCCGCGCCGGACGCCCAGGTCGCACAGGGCACCGGCGAAGCGTTCCGTGAGCCGGGCGAGCTCGGAGTAGTCCAGCGTGTCGGTGTGCGCCTCGTGCAGCCGGCGGCCCGCGACGGCGAGTTTGTGCGGCCGCTCACGGGCCTGGCGCCGCAGGTCGTCCAGGAAGGTCTCGTCCCGCCACCAGCCACGCCGCCGGTACTCGTCGGCGCGCTCTGCGAAGGTACCGGCGCCCGGCACGGCGGGGGCCTCGGTCGTGGCGGTCATCGGCGTTCCCCGCGACGGGCGTCCAGCAGTTCCGGCAGCGGGTCGCCCGCCCGGCCCTGCGCGATGTCCAGCAGGTCCCGGGTGTTCTGCCGCACCCGCTCCCCGACCCAGTCGAAGACCCAGGCCTTGCGTGCCCCGGCCTCCAGGTCGAAGGGGACCACCCGGGTGACGGCCAGGGCCGCCGATGCGGCGCCGCCGATGTTGGCGATCACTCCCGGTACCAGGACACCGCCCGAGGCTGCCACCTTCTCCTTGGCGGCGGCGCTGGAGGCCAGGTTCGCGCCCTCGACCACCAGACCGGCGCGCAGCCTGTGGGTGTTCTCCGCGGTGAGCGCGTGCCGCTGGGCCGCGAGGATCAGCAGGTCGGCGTCCAGGTCGAGCCAGGCGTCCGGCTCCGTGGAGACGGTGACGCGGTCCGGCAGCAGGGACCGGTCGATCCGGCCGAACACATCGGTGGCGGGCAGCAGTTCGGCCACCGGCAGCCGGTCCGCACTGATCGTGCCGTCGATGTCGGCGACTCCTACGACGATGTGTCCGCGTTCCTCCAGGAACTGGGCGACGGACCTGCCCACCGCGCCGAAGCCCTGGATCACGACTCTGGCCGGGCCGGTGTGCCGGCCCGCCTCCCAGGCCGTGACCGCGGCCGTGCCGACCCCGTGCCCGGTCACGTCGATCAGCGGCTCGTAGTACGTCCGCCAGTCGATGGGCATGTCCGACGCGCCCGGCCGGTAGCGGGGGTCGTAGCCCGCCTCGTCGAAGAAGACGGCCCGGTCGGCCGGGGTCACACCCATGTCGATACCCAGGTGGATGCCGCCGTGCAGCAGCGGCTTGACCGTCCGGCCGAAGGTCCGGAACGTCTCGTGGCGGTCACCGCCGTCCGCGACGATGCCGGCCTTGGCGCCACCGATGCGCAGTCCGGCGAGCGTGAACTTGTCGGTCATGTCCCGGGCGAGACCGGCCACTTCGTCCTCGGTCACCCCTGCGGTCATCCGGGTGCCGCCCATCGCCAGGCCGTCGACGAGCGTGTCGACGACCACCCAGCCCTTGAGATCACCGCCGCTGCCGTTCAGATGGACGGTGAAGGCGGGCGCCTGCGGTTCTTCCGGAGCACTCATACCAAGTCCTTGTGTCGGTAGATGAGATGGATTGTCGGTACAGGAGTACGAGCGGTGGATCGCCGGTCCAGAAGTACGACTCACGCGTATTGCTGCGCGAAGCCGCGCAGGATCTCCAGGCCGTCCCGGCGGAACTCCAGATGCGCCTGGGAGCCGTGGATCCGGCCGTCGTCGGAGCGCAGGAACTCCACCGGAGCGTGTTCCGAGCGGCCGATGGACCGGAAGCCGGGCGGGGCCTGGCGCAGGTAGAGGGTGTGGCGGTGGAACACCGTCACCGTCGGCTTGACGTACGCGAACAGCGGCTCCTCCGTGTCGACCTGCACCTCGTGGCCACCGACCCGCTGCGGACCCTCCTCCATGCGGCCGCCGGCCGCGAGGGCGATGATCTGCATGCCTCCGCAGATGCCGAGCACGGGGACGTCGGTGCCGGTGACCAGCTCGACGAGGGGGCCGTAGTACGCCTGGTCGTAGGCCCGGACCTTGGTGCCGCTCAGGACCACGGCCTGGTAGCGGCCGTCGACCCGGGCGGGCACCGACGCCGCGTCCACCGTGTCGGTGTCCGCGCCGAGCTCCTCCAGGCGCCGGCGGAGTTGCGGGAGCGACAGGGTCCCG from Streptomyces sp. B1I3 includes:
- a CDS encoding cytochrome P450, producing the protein MMNIASAVRPTDPVRLDANGRDPHEEIARLRARGPIAPVMLPGGIFAWSVTSQWAIRQLLTDRRVSKDAEQHWPAWINGDVPAGWPLSLWVSVRSMITAYGDEHRRLRKLVTKAFTARNISTLAPTITAITHSLLDRLAEVPPGTVVDLREQFAAALPVQVICDFLGIPEESRERLQERIGLTFLTAVPAHTVESNVRELYAALDELIETRRATPQDDLITHLIAARDGQDGEGDGDGLTRQELVDTLLLVISAGYETTVNLLDHAVHSLLRHPGQLALVHAGVATWDDVVDEILRCEPSGFHVPLRYAVEDIEIADVVIAKGDAILISLAGAGRDPEVHGDDADVFDVTREKRREHLAFGFGVHYCLGAPLARLDAVIALEALFRRFPGMRLEDPSDRLELLPSFISNGHRRLPVLLHADS
- a CDS encoding response regulator transcription factor; the protein is MAGKTALLAHRGSASHEVPLREAGHAGSAAAPPPVPEAGSRWRVLVVESRPDEAALLTQALQRHGHRARNVGTGKGALEAYQEADLVLLDLELPDLDGLEVCRSIRLVDDKPVIAVTARASELDRVLGLQAGADDYLVKPYGFRELMARMDAVMRRSRPRAVPGAPATAATPGVTSHSGLRVDKERRRATLAGQRLDLTPKEFDLLNLLVSHPGDVLSRERLMREVWAGSWSRRTLDTHVCSLRSKLGSGDWILTVRGVGFQIGSC
- a CDS encoding ScbR family autoregulator-binding transcription factor, with product MSPSLPPDGPEPQAPLPEEGGKQERAVRTRQALIRSAAEQFERHGYEKTRLSEVSNGAGVTSGALHFHFRSKTELAAAVESAAVRSLYRAAWRAQQEPVGALQTLIDVTHALMRLLYEDVVARAGLRLNSEAASERLCRSLRHGWQSCVQQLLARAADRGELAGTPAPPHLAGTVTAATTGYEVLARENREWLSHRAVTELWQLLLPGAVTPDTLAGLRPEGTADLLCRAGGSTP
- a CDS encoding MFS transporter; translated protein: MSTTQTDLLGTSPPPDNRKLPLSPLLALATAAFMGILTEALPAGVLPEMAGDLSVSESAMGQALTIYAIATGVSAIPLSVTTARWRRKRLLMLSVTMFAVANTVTALSSSYPLTMVFRLLAGVAAAAVWAELVGYARRLAPPHLQGRAIAITMAGVPLALSLGIPAGTFLGGLFGWRLTFGLVTVVSVLLLGWIHLTVPDSPGQKPGAREPILKALALPGVAAVLFVVAAYVLAHNILYTYISTFLDENGMGDSRDVVLLVFGIASVVSIWITGAMVDRRLRMLLIVSSALFLVAAALLAVLASNVVVVYGAMVLWGLGWGGVTTLLQTAVTDAGGDRGQALLVTTWNSFMAGGGAVGGLLLGSFGPDSFPWSVVLLMAPVLLVVLVARRHAFPAKRPEGT
- a CDS encoding MerR family transcriptional regulator gives rise to the protein MRIGELSERTGTPRRLLRYYEEQELLVPGRSPNGYRDYAEGCVDRVLQIRGMLEAGLSTRIIKQVLPCINDPRAIHVSGATEETIATLEHERDRMADRIRCLIRSHDAITGYLEAVRRDRLSSGEAPVTAYPMAGSPAVPLSVTEAA
- a CDS encoding fumarylacetoacetate (FAA) hydrolase — encoded protein: MTPERTDEPGREHRPDPEDQQEVTDTMSIIFECEYRGRRYAGLGIPAQGTPHTLYAVEEGRLRAAVLAGGPEAVEAAVTESADTVTVTLGDPGSGLRFLPPLLPTSTGESLINGFMGTHRSKFDRAPEPDEEFTPPNYYIKGFGSWLRMPDELLTTPADPVWLLEEPEVVLVHVNDDDGNPHYAGYSFGNDLNDIGLHLKNPWAWTPYAKLCETSMTPWLYLGEPPRTVTGRVTVERDGATAWEGDFSCGADSIFHRFDDMTRYLFSYPALRRPGQVNYLFMGADKATYHDGFRIEDGDRMVIDVSSHGAVLSNVVRYAPQAASVTERGTAGEPAIG
- a CDS encoding pyridoxal phosphate-dependent aminotransferase; amino-acid sequence: MSGPAPVAMSATLAADEALARRRLAGQEVLSLASGEVGLPVLPELRRRLADAAGRNAYGSVSGSPRLRAAAAGYWGRRGLATDPGLVVCGPGSKPLLYALMLAVGGDVVVPVPSWVSYSAQARLAGAQPVPVPTLPGEGGVPDPDGLRDAVAGARAQGRDPRCVVVTLPDNPTGTIASPETVRRLARTARELDLVIVSDEIYGDLVFGTGDRAPSPALFAPERTVVTTGITKNLALGGWRLGVARLPDSVTGRAVHARLLGVVSQIWSSTAAPVQEAAAYALEEPPEVVAHIAAGRRLHEVVVRAAARRFAGAGALVTPVRATSYLYPDFEPLRDRLDRVHGVRGGTGLADLLMERYGVGVLPGSVFGEPGDPLRIRAATSRLYGETDAERTTALTAADPLRLPWISTSLNRITEVLHDLTGRRAGPAAGGAGA
- a CDS encoding AMP-binding protein, with amino-acid sequence MTATTEAPAVPGAGTFAERADEYRRRGWWRDETFLDDLRRQARERPHKLAVAGRRLHEAHTDTLDYSELARLTERFAGALCDLGVRRGDVVAVQLPNRWEMAPLMFACMRVGAVICPIAPVCRETDLRHRLTLTEAKVCITVDEWEGYPLAKTLVAMADELPVEHVVVVGGHAPDGAADFHDVFVAPRREESRTVEAAGRELGPDDPFVVLFTSGTTGDSKGVLHSQNTVHSAVRGYVDTFLLRDDLVAVLTTPLIHYSGFGQGILAGVMLGGTVVFQDEQDNASLPDLIERYGATLLYGPPPTLTAVAESQRTDSRDVSTLRHVVTGAAPVLQQLVDELRSTFGAQTYSVWGMSEFGPVTITRLDYNQDWAAHSHGRPIDSMEIRIDACHDPSLRAEVGRLRVRGASMALGYHRRMESFTAELNEEGWFDTGDVAREDGRGGIRLLGRAKDAILRDGIVVPMAELEAIISRHPKVTEAAIVGPTGELDDLILAVVVPRGGERPTLEDVRAHLVAAGQPERFLPDRLEVVEELPKTLTGKIRKIELRDRYAEV
- a CDS encoding Glu/Leu/Phe/Val dehydrogenase dimerization domain-containing protein, with translation MSAPEEPQAPAFTVHLNGSGGDLKGWVVVDTLVDGLAMGGTRMTAGVTEDEVAGLARDMTDKFTLAGLRIGGAKAGIVADGGDRHETFRTFGRTVKPLLHGGIHLGIDMGVTPADRAVFFDEAGYDPRYRPGASDMPIDWRTYYEPLIDVTGHGVGTAAVTAWEAGRHTGPARVVIQGFGAVGRSVAQFLEERGHIVVGVADIDGTISADRLPVAELLPATDVFGRIDRSLLPDRVTVSTEPDAWLDLDADLLILAAQRHALTAENTHRLRAGLVVEGANLASSAAAKEKVAASGGVLVPGVIANIGGAASAALAVTRVVPFDLEAGARKAWVFDWVGERVRQNTRDLLDIAQGRAGDPLPELLDARRGERR
- a CDS encoding type 1 glutamine amidotransferase, which produces MTKPRVLVVNNGTLSLPQLRRRLEELGADTDTVDAASVPARVDGRYQAVVLSGTKVRAYDQAYYGPLVELVTGTDVPVLGICGGMQIIALAAGGRMEEGPQRVGGHEVQVDTEEPLFAYVKPTVTVFHRHTLYLRQAPPGFRSIGRSEHAPVEFLRSDDGRIHGSQAHLEFRRDGLEILRGFAQQYA